CGTTTTCAATCGATGAAGTTGCTAAATTCATTGAAACACACACAGGAATTAGATTAGGGATCGGTGCTGAAGCGATCTTAGAACTATTAGAAGGTGTTGATCTACAAAAAGAATATGACTTAATTAATGAAGAATTAAATTCATATTCAAAAGATTTAAAAGCTAATAAAGAAGATCAAAAAGTTAAAAGAGCACTACGTCGTTTAGAAACGATTAAGTGATTAAAAGAATCTGGAATCAAAGCATCTAATATGATCTTAAAAGTGATTCCAGTTACCCCACCTGACACTAGACCGATCATCCAATTAGATGGGGCGCGCTTTACTACTAGTGATATTAATAACTTCTATCGCCGAATCATTATTCGTAATGAACGGTTAAAGAAGATTATTGAACTACGTGCACCTTCTGTTATTCTTAATAATGAAAAAAGAATGCTTCAAGAAGTGGTTGATGCATTATTTGATAATGCTTCAAGAAAAAAACCGATTACTGCAAAAGACAAACGTCCACTTAAATCATTAACTGATCGCTTAAAAGGTAAACAAGGTTTATTCAGACAAAACCTATTAGGTAAACGGGTAGACTATTCTGGTCGTTCAGTAATTGTGATCGGTCCTGAACTTAAGATGTATGAAGTAGGAATTCCTGCTCCTATGATCTTAAAGTTGTTCAAACCATTCATTATTCGCGAACTAATTATGCGCTTTAATGAAGATGGTCAAGAGATCAAACCGATCGCACCAAACATTAAGATTGCTGAACAGATGATCGCCCAAAAATCTGAACGAATTTGGGATATCGTTGATAAGGTAATTAAAGAAAGACCAGTATTACTTAATCGGGCGCCAACATTACACCGATTAGGGATCCAAGCTTTTGAACCTAAGATTGTTGATGGGAAAGCAATCCGCTTACACCCATTAGTAACAACTGCTTTTAACGCTGACTTTGACGGTGACCAGATGGCTGTTCACGTGCCAATTTCTAAAGAAGCAGTTGCTGAAGCTAGAGCAATTATGTTAGCTTCTTGACATATCTTAGGGCCAAAAGATGGTAAGCCAGTAGCTACTCCAACCCAAGATATGGTATTAGGTAACTACTACTTAACCACTGAAAAACGTAATGAAAAAGGTGAAGGGTTAATCTTCTCAGACTTTGATCAAGTAATCTTAGCTTATGAAGCTAAACAAGTATCAATTCACGCTTTAATTGGGTTATCAACCAAATGTTTAACAAAAAAACCATTTGCTAAACAAGGGATCGTAATTACAACTGTTGGTAAAGCGATCATGAACTCAATTATGCCTGAAGAGATGGCTTATCTAAACGATGGTGATAATTTATTAGAACTTGATGAATCTAATATCGTTTTTGCTGGTGAAGATTTCAAGCAAAAACTAGCTAAACGCCCACTTTACAAACCATTCGGCAAAAAAACATTATCTAAGATTATTGAGATTCTTTATAAGAATTTCCCACTTCAAAAAGTGCCACAAGTTCTTGATAAGATCAAAGAATTTGGTTTCAAATACTCAACACTATCATCAACAACAATCTCAGTCTTTGATATCCCAAGATATGATAACAAGCAAGAATACATTACTAAAGCTAATGAGATGATTGCTAAGCTAAAACACATGTATCAAAAAGGATTACTAACTGATGATGAACGTTATACGAAAGTAATTCGTTTATGAGCTGATGTTAAAGATAATGTATCTAGAGATATTAAAGAGATCATTACCCGTCCTGAGTATAAAGAAAACTCAATCGTGGTGATTGCTGACTCTGGTGCTAGAGGTAATATCTCAAACTTCACTCAGTTATTTGGGATGAGAGGATTGATGTCTAAGTCATATAACTATGACCAAAAGATCAAATCACAAGTAATCCGTGATACGATTGAAGTTCCAATTAAACACTCGTTTATTGAAGGATTAACGATTAATGAATACTTCAACTCTTCTTATGGGGCACGTAAGGGGATGACTGATATTGCGATGAAGACATCAAAATCTGGTTATATGACTAGAAAATTAGTTGATGCAGCGCAAGAAGTGATCATTAATGATTCTGACTGTAACACCAATAAGGGAATCGTGGTATCAGTGGTATCAACGATTACCAACTCTTTAGATGGCGGGGTCGTTGAAACTTTAAGTGAAAGAATCGTTACTAGATATACGATCGACCCAATTTATGATGAAAAAACTAAAGAACTATTAGTTGATGCTGATACACTAATTACTAGTGAGTTAGCTGAAAAGATTGCTAAAGCAAACGTAACTAAAGCACTAATTCGTTCACCGATTTACTGCCAATCAACTAAAGGGTTATGTCAGAAGTGTTTTGGTAATGACTTAACTACAAACGACCTTGTTCAGATTGGAACTGCGATCGGGGTGATTGCTGCACAATCAATCGGTGAACCAGGAACTCAGTTAACAATGAGAACGTTCCACACTGGTGGTACGGCAAATGAAGGTAATATTACTCAAGGGTTTGAACGACTAAAACAGATCTTTGATGTAGTCTCACCAAAAGAATGAGAATTAGCTACGATTGCTGAAAATGAAGGGGTTGTTGAATCGATCACTTCAGATGCAACTGCTAGAATCATTCGCATTAAAACCAGATTAGAAGCTGAAGAATACCGTGTTCCGTTTGATGCTGTAATCTCAGTTAACCCTAAAGATGTTGTGTACCCAGGTTCTAAACTAACTGAAGGTTCGATCGACATCAAGCACTTATTACGGGTTGCTGGGATTGAAACAGTAAGACAGTACTTCTTAGAAGAAGTGCAAAAAGTTTATCGTTTACAAGGGATTGAAATTGCTGATAAGTACGTTGAAGTAACGATCAGACAATTAACAAACAAACTTCAAGTAATCGATGTTGGTGATTCTGATTATTTCGTGGGTCAAACTGTTGATATCAACAAGTTTAGAAAAGAAGTGACGAATATGTTAATCGCCAACAAACGCCCACCAGTAGCAATTAACCAAGTATTTGGGTTAGATGAAGCTCCAGCTAAGACTGGTTCATTCCTATCAGCAGCTTCATTCCAAGACACCAAAAAGATCCTTACTGATGCTGCTGTAAAAAATCAGATTGACTACTTAGTTGGTCTGAAAGAAAACGTGATCTTAGGTAACTTAATTCCAGCTGGTACTGGATTTATGAGTTCTGAAGAGATCATTAAAGCTGGTGAAGAAGCTTTAGAAAAAGAATATTAAAATCAAGTTTAATCCATAAATATTCCTATATTTATGGTTTTTCTTTTATTACCTACAGATAAAATGTCTAGTGTATAATAAAAGCTATTAATAATTTGATGAACTTTTATTAATGAAGAAAAAAACAAAGTTACTCGTTACTTTTGGTCTTAGTTTATCATTAATCGGAACTGTTGCAGCTGGTACGGGGATCACCCTTTATAAGAAACAGCAAGAAGCAGAAAAAGAATTAATTCGGAGACAAAGTGACATTCATAAAGCATCAGGTTCTCAACCAGGTGAACCGATTGGTCAAGGTATTCTTGACGATGAGATAGCTCACCAAGCTAAGTACAAAGCCCAAGAAAGTAATGATTCTGGATTAGCTTTAATTAATAAACCTAATCTACAGAATAATCCCAATCTTTTTGTTGCCAGTCATTCGATCCAACGACAATTAGATGCTTTAGCAGCTAGAAAAGTTAATGATTCAAACAACAAGATTATTGAATCAGATATCTCTAGTTATCTAATTAGTTTATATGATCGCAACAACAAGATGTTTAGCTTCATAAAAGAACGACTAAACATAAGATCATATAATAGTGCTGATTTCTTATCTTTATCAATTGATACAGCTTATTTAATTAAGAATGAAGCAGAACAACCTAAAGATCTTTGGATTAATAATCGAAAACTATCGATTAATTCTAAAACAACTTTAGAACTATCAATCTATACTGATCGCAATCCAGCGTTCTTTAAAAAAGCCAAGGCTTTCTTAACAAACGATCATAAATTAAATTGATCAGTTGATAAGATCTATTTCAACTTAAAATCGCTTGATGGTGCTTATAGTCAAAGTTGATCGTTAGATAACTTTGTTTTTAACCAAACTGATTCTGCACTTAATGCTAAGATTAGTCATGTGAAGAATGGTTATTCAGAATATGATGCGATTAATAACTTTGTTGGGACGAACAAACTATTAAATAATCGTCTTGATCAAACTGTTTTAAAAGATTCGTTACGCCGTAATTTTGAAGATAAATTTAATTTAGCTAAAAAGTACGCAGGTTACATTTACCAATTTAGTAAGTGGGTGATTAATCACCGCACACAAGCATTTAATTTAACAAACTTCATCCAAGATAATGCGCAAACATTAACTGAGATTATCATCTATGGATTACAAGAAGGATTAAAAACTAATGATGTTAACCAATTAAAACCGTTAGTGCTTGATCTATTAACTTCTTATTCAGCTAATAAACAATCAAAAACACTTTACCGGATTATTATTGAATATAAAGATCAGATCATTAAGTTCTTAACCCAAAATAATCTAGTTAATATTAGTGCTTACCAAAATCTGATTGATAACTTCTTTAATTCGATCGATCAAAAAGATCCAATTAAAGCTGAAACTGAATTTAGGGATAAGATCGTTGAATTCGTTCCAACGATCAAAGAACTAGTTAAAGAAGATAGTTCCTTCTATCCTTATATCGAATTACTAGTTAAGATCTTATCAACACCAAAACCTTATTTCATTGATTCGATCATTAAAGATCCAACCGTGTTTCAAGCGATCTTAGATTTTGCTTATGATCGTTTAGTAAGTGCATTTGATCAACCACTTAAAGATCTACTGATCAATAGTAAGAATGCGATCTACGCATTATTGATGGATAATAATAAACGTTCTTTTAATGAACTATTAATCCGGTTTTTTATTGATGATTTCAGATCAATTTTTGGGTTATTAAAAACATTTAATATCACCTTTGATTTTAGTAACCCAACAACGAAGTTCTTTTTTGATACTTTCATCTTAAACAATAATTTAGTTAAAGGGCTTATTGGACTTGAAAGTATCGTGAGTGTTGTTAGTGATCTACTTGAACTAATTAGTCCCCAAAGTTTAGCTAAGATTACACTAACCCCATTAAAAACTAACCAAACAAATAATATTCAGTTAATCTCAACAGCAAATGAACTAAAAGTTGCCAACCTAGATTATGGTTATTTATTAAACCTAAATCACATTAGTATTAAGAACTCAACAGTTAAAAAAATACTAAACCTAATTCCACCATATTTAAATGTCCAAACGATCTTAAACCAATTTATTACTGATAAAGGGCTTAATAAAGCAGCTGATCAAGCTGTAGAAGAAGCTAAGAAGATTAGTGGTGCTGGGATCGCAATTTATGGAGTGAACAATTTTAAAAACGAAGTTCTTCGTAACTTAAGAACGTTCTTAGCTCAGATTGCTAATGTTAATGTCAAACAACTGATCACAGAGATGATCTATGGGAATCTAACCTTTGATGATAAGGATGATTTCATCAACTTAAATGGATCAATTAAGATCTCAATTAAAGGTAATAATATCCAAGTTTTGCCTTATTACACCCAAGTGAATCAGCAAACGATCTTTAATTACCAATTACTAGGGATCACTAAAGAGATCGATCTATCTAAATTGGTGAATAATTCAAAATTATTAACTGAAAATTATACCGATCCTAGACCACTAATTCCTTACCAAGATCTATCCAAAAAACTTTTTGCTATCACTAGATCATTTTATCAATCACTAAAAGGGACTTTAAACAACCAACCAATTCGGATCATTGATAATTTAGTATTAAAATTTGGTCAAAAGATCATCTTAGATCAAAACAATGAAAGAAACCGAGTGGTGAAAAACGCTTATGATCCTAACCTATTAATTGTTGATCTATCAACTAAAAAAGGATTAGAGATCACCAAAGAGGATGTCACTAAGAACTGGATCGTTTCAGATACGAATAACATTATTATCGATTCAAAGGTTTTAAACCAATTTAATAACTTAATTAAGCCAATCGGGATTGCTAATCGTTATCTAACTCAAGCGATCCGTCCATTTAGTACGGGTGAATTAAAAGGATCATTAGCAATCAACTTTGATCTAATGGTTATTTTTATTAAGATTAATATCCCAATTACGGTAAACCTATCAATGGAACAAAGGATCTTGGGATATGATCTATTAGTTCCATATAATGTGGCTAATGATGCTGATCCAAATAACGTTAAGTTTATCAACAAAGTTTCTAAGCACTGAGAAGACACGATCTTTAATTTTGGTACCTAGAACTTTGTAAGCATTATCGTTGTTTTATCAAATGAAACAAATTATAATTAGTTGATAAGGCATGATCAGATTTCTGATTGATCAAAAAGTTAGTGAATTATGAACCAAAACAAGAAGAATAACCTACCAAAAAAGCCGCTTGTTAAGAATAAGGGGATTGATTTAGACGATTTTTTATCTGAAGAAATTGCCGTTTTAGATAATTTTCACTTAACTAAACCTAAAAAACAACAACCGCTTTTATTAGAAAATAAACGCGCAAAAAAGGTTAGTCAACCCGTTGTTGTCAAACCAGGTGAGAAAAAAGTTAAAGCTAAAAAAGCTAAAGTCGTGATCACTGATCCCAGGATCTTGAAAAAACGAAGTCGTTTATTAGCGATCGGTTTTAGTTTAATCGGGTTTGGGATTACTGGTCCATTATTATCGTTTGCGATCTTAAACCAGATTGACAAACAAACAGATCAATCTGCTCCGATTACAAGACCTATTGATTCACCGACCGACACGTTGCAATCATCTTCACCTCAATTCACTCACGATAACAGCTTACCAGCTTTTTATAACTCATACCAACTTAACAAACAGAGTGAGATCAATGGGATTGATCTCAGTAACCAACGAACGCTTCACGATCTACCGATCGCATCGTTCATGATTCACAACAAGCTGGTAAGATTACTTAACCAGCAACTGCATTTTAACTATTCTTGGTTATATTCAGATATTGCTTATCTAATCAGAAAAACCTATGATGAGAATAAGCAAGCATTTATTCCTTTAAAAACGACTGATCTGCAGATTACTAAATCATCAGATAATAACCCATTACATGTTTATCTAACCGCAAATTTTGAGTTTAGAAACCAAACAGATTCACCGCAAACATTTGTCTTTAGGTATTTCAACCAACGGTATGAAAAACAAATTCAACCTAAAGGAATACTTAATCTTAAATTAAGTTCACTAAGTGCATCAAATGATATTGATCCCTTAAAAGATCCAGATTACATTGGAAGTATTGATCCAGTTGATCTAGCTCCTGGGTATGGATATATTAATGCCGTTGTTACTAAAGATCTTTATCATAATTACTACTTAAATTGAAATCTATCTAATCTTGAACTATCAATGAATGATAGTAATTATCGATTTAGTAATTTCATCTTTAATAATAATGTTCCATCAATGAACATCTTATTAAAAAAGACAATTCCAGGGAAAGATCCTTATCAAGCTGCTAATGATCTAGTGGGTGAGAATAAGTTATTAAACCGTGATCTGACACCAGAACAGATCTCAAGAAACTTAAAATTTTACTTTAGTAATGAGTTTCATTCGCAAATTGAATGGTTTAATCTGATCCGTGATGTCTTTAAGTGATTAATCGTTAACAATAACACGAATAAGAAACTATACCTAGTTTTATCAGATAATGCGGCGGTGTTTGCTAAACTATTTAGTTATAACTTTATCAAACTAAATATTAATTATGCTAATTCGAAGAATGCGATCTTAAAATTAATTACTGACGCTTTATCATCTAACCCCACGATTGTTAATGCTAAAAATGTTTATGAGGTGTTATATGATAATTTTGATGCGTTCAAATTAATCCTTAACACTTATTTCTTTGACGTTTCAGCTTATAGTAATCTGATCGATTCGTTAACCAAAGATGTGAATTCGGCATTTGATTTTTACCAAAGATTATATGAATTAATGCCAATCCTAAGACAGTTGATCTCTAATTTCCCAACTAAAATTAAGTATTTTGAGATCATTGAACGGATCTTAGGTTATCGTGATGATGCGGGTAATCTGATCCCGATCCCAAGATTTAATACGTATCTAATTAATACGATCTTTGAATCAAAACGATTATTAAATGATATTTATGATCAACTATTAAATATTAGTAATGTTGATTTTGATATGGCAACAGCTAATACTAATAATGGTAGTGAAAGCTGAAGTAGGTTTACGCGGTTATTTAACTTCTTGTTTATTCAAAATCGTTCAACATTAGTTAATCTCTTTACCCAATCAACGAACTATTTTGATGATCTGATTACGTTATTTATTTCAAATAACTTTAATTTCTTATTCCAATTATTAAAGTTATTTGGGATCAACGTTAATACTTTAGACCTGTTTTTTAAAACTGCTTTAGATCTAATCTTTCTTAAAAACCCTGAGATCTTATCACGTGATAATCTTAAAGCTAAGATTATCAACTTATTTAATTGGATCATTAAAAGTTTAGATCAGACTAATATTAATAAGATTAAGTTTGGTTTATATAAACCAGAGAACTTTGATAATTTAGTTCTCACCCAATCTCCAACGACACTAAAAGTTAAAAAACTAGATCTAGGATTTAAATTAGATATCAATGGGTTACAGATCCCTTATGGGGTTTTAAGTGCGCTATTTGAGTTCTTACCTAATATTAAGATCGTTGATTTCATTAAATATATCGTTGATGATAAACGTTATGAAGAACTAAAAGAAAAGGGTTATCAACAAGCAATCAACGAAGGTTATAGTAGTTTATTAAATGCGGGTGGAATCTTTTCATTCAAATGAGCTGGTGATCCAGCTAAGAACTTCTTCTCAAGTGTCTTTGATGATATCTGAAAAAACCGGATCCTAAAAGGGGTATCAGATAATAATCGGACGATCAAAGATCTTGCTAATGAGATCTTTAGTGGAACGAATAATAATGATCCTAACCGAGTGATTGCTACGATCAACGGTGCGGGGTATTTCAAATGATCAGGTGAAAATGTTGATATCTTACCGTTTTTCGAGATCTTACCTTCAAATATCAACCAAGCTCAGATTGTTTACCAACTATATAATGTCGATCAAGAAAAAGATTTTAGTCAGATTTACCAGAACCTAAAATTACATTTCCCTAGATATTCATACCGCCAACCAGGGATTCCGTTTAGTGATCTATCTAAGAAGATCTATCAATCGATCTCTGGGATGGTTGATCAGACGTTAAATTACTCACTTAACCGGAAGTATCTAACCAAAACTCGGATCATCTTACCAGGTGGGGATGGTAAGAAAAATCACCTGATCCTGCAAGAAAATAATCCGTATGAAAATGTCGCATTATTTACGTATAATGCCAACCAATCACTGATTAATCAGTACGATCGAATGAACGAACAAGATAAACGTAAACTACGTGAACAGATCTTAATGATCACTGATCGTAGGGCGCGTGTTAAAGGGATTGATCGAGATCCAAAAACAAGAGAAACATCTTTACTACCCCAATCATTAAGAATGTTGGATTCATTAATCCAAATTAAAGGAGTTAATCCAAGTTTAGTAATTCACACCAACTGATCGTTTAGTACGATCTCAGAACGAATCTCACTAAACTTAACAACTGAAGTTAAATTTGGTTTAATCTCTAAACAGGTTTCAATTAACCTGGCATATGAAACCTTTTTATCAGCGTTTAGCTATCAAGTCTTACTACCTTACCCAATTTTAGATCTTTCTAATCCAAATAATCCTGTCTTTAAACTAAAAGAAGAGATCAGTCACTTAGTCTTTAGTTTAGAGTTATTTGGTGCGGGTGAATAGATTTAAAATAAGATATAATAATATATATAATATTAATTATACATAATTATTAAATTATTGTAATAAAACACACAAATGACACCATATCAAAAAGAGATATTTGATTATGATGATGAAGGCTTTGTTGATTCAATTTTTCATGACGATGAAACTGATCGTTTTGATGAAGATCAACAAGATCATTTTGGTTTTGACTCAAGAACGAATCGGATCAAAAAGAACGTTAATTACGATCAACACGATCTGCAAACATTAGATGTTAGCCGTAATAAAAATCGTTTTTTTGACAAGCTAGTCCGATCAACAAAAACATACAACTTCATTGCGATCTGATTAAATTTAATCTTTTTAATCACCTTTGTTTTAGCGATCGTCTTTTTTTTATCTGAACAAATTTAGTTTTCAACAATCGGAATCAACTTATGTGTCAGTTAACTTATTTTTAACAATTGCTTTAGCAGCTGTTAGTTACTTTATCAGTGTGATTTTATATGGCTTTGTTAAGATGCACAATAAACAAATTAAATATTCGTTAACTGAAAAATCCTTAGATTATTATTCGATCTTCAAGAAACTATACGTATCTTATTTCTTATTAGGTTGGATCCCACTTCTTGGGGTAATTATTAGTGTTGGATCACATATTGCGTTGCAAAACTTAGATGATTCAGATGTTAGTGATAACAACTTATGATACCAAGAATCAATTAGTGATCTCTTAATTGATATGAACGGTTATGAGAATAGTTATCGCGAATTAGAATCTAAGAAGGTCTACTTAGATCAAGAGTTGCAACGGCTTAATTATGAAAAGCAAAAACTCAATGCTAAGAAGAATGAGTTAGCAGTTGTTTCATCAAACGCGTTACCTAATTTTAAAAATTCCAAGCAACTATTAAACTACGTTAGCAACTCAGGATTTTTATCAGCTTCATTAGTTGAACAAGTTAAATCAGCAATCACCCAATTAAGAGAAGAACGTCGGAAGTTAAGAAGAGAGAATCGAAAACTACGAGCATTATTATCTAAAGCTAATAATATTGACGAACAACCTTTATTATTAACTTCATCTAATAATTTATTTAATGATGGCGAACAAGAATCATTATTTAATTTAACCGATCAGCCAAGCCGTAAAAACGAAGGGCTAAATTTAGAAAATTTCAAAGATCGTATCGATTGAATTAGTGAGAATCTTAATAACGATCGTGCAATTGTTGAGATCGGTCAAATCAAAAAAGAAACGGCTCAAAATCTGAGATCAAGAGCTCCTAAGGTTGTTAAAAAGAACAATCAACCAACCTATAAGGTTAAGATGGTAAATAATAAAAAAGAAGCCAAAGTTGGAAGGAACCAAGAAGAAAGTGATCTAACCAAACAAAGTAATCTACTAAACTTTGTTAATGCGATGGATCTGAGTGAATCAACTTTAAGTTTGGATAACTTATTTAATATTGAAGCTGATGATGAAGAAGAAACAACTTCTAATAAAACACCTCTAACCGAACCAAAAATGATCAAAGTTAAATTATCAAAAACTAACAAAGCAACTACTAAAAACCCTAATGTTGTTAAAAAAGTAACAATTAGTTAATAATTGGCTTTTTTTAGGGGTGTAGTTCAATGGTAGAACTAGGGTCTCCAAAACCTTCGATGCGGGTTCGATTCCTGTCACCCCTGCCATTAACAAGTTAATACAATCTAAATCTTGACACTGCTTAGTGTCAAGATATTTTTGTTATAAGCGTCTTATTTAGGGGATTTTTTTTAATAGTTTGCGAGTGCTTTTTAGGTTAGTTGAAATGATAGAAGCGATTCTTATTAGTTGGAACTATCATGAGCCAAAATCTTAGTGGAACTAATAATTGGAAATTAAAAAGAATTTTGTAAGACCTAGATCTAAAATTACGATGCTTATTCATTGATATCTTTATACAGATGATGAAATATCCTTTACCAAAAAATTGATAAAGAGTATGAAACACGTACATTATTCTTAAAAGATAAATGCAAAACTTTTGGACCTACAAAAGAATTACGAAACAAAGATTTTAGCATGATTAAGGCTAAATAATTAATAAAAGACCTGTGATCATTTTTTAAAAACGCTGTTGATACAACAAACATAGTATTCATTTATTGCAAATAAGCAAGATTATTGCAGTAGCAATTGCTGAGCAAAAGCAACACTAAGCAGATGACTTAAAAAGCAATAAATTAAAACTCTAAGTGATCTTAGAGAAGAGAAAAATGTGAGAACTAAAGTTGTCACAGAATAAAGGATTAGCTAATAAAAAAAGATAAATAGAAAACCATAAGTGCAATAGATAACTCTGTTAATGGGTCTTAATTTTATTGCTATTTGGCTGTTAATCATTTAAAAAGACCGATTATTTTTATATAATTTTAATGCTGCAGTTGGTTGCTGTTTTATTTAAAGCAGAGGAAAGTCCATGCTCGCACAAGCTGTGATTGCTTGTAGTGTTTGTGTAAATAAATAAAAGATAAAATTTAGCAGATTAGAATTAGTCTGACGGCGGAAAAGTTGCTAAATTGCTAAAACAACATGCAAATTATTCCATAACGTGCCACAGAGACGAGTTGAGCTCGAAAGACTCAGTATGAAACGCGGTAAACCCCTCAAGCGAGAAACCTAAATTTGGTAAGGGAACTAATAAACAAG
The nucleotide sequence above comes from Mycoplasmoides gallisepticum. Encoded proteins:
- the rpoC gene encoding DNA-directed RNA polymerase subunit beta', with the protein product MDKLNKKNKNKRIRGLQISIASAEEMRSWSHGEVKKPETINYKSLKPETDGLFDEAIFGPVKDFECACGKYKKIKHRGRTCEKCGVEITESIVRRERMGHIDLAVPVAHIWMTKELPSPSKISLVLDVSYKEVEEVVYFVNYIILNPGNSKNPVFKFKEVVDLSGKGSKSARIKLRKVLREIKDKHQADKHSIIYKRASDYYNKLKESHLPFSIDEVAKFIETHTGIRLGIGAEAILELLEGVDLQKEYDLINEELNSYSKDLKANKEDQKVKRALRRLETIKWLKESGIKASNMILKVIPVTPPDTRPIIQLDGARFTTSDINNFYRRIIIRNERLKKIIELRAPSVILNNEKRMLQEVVDALFDNASRKKPITAKDKRPLKSLTDRLKGKQGLFRQNLLGKRVDYSGRSVIVIGPELKMYEVGIPAPMILKLFKPFIIRELIMRFNEDGQEIKPIAPNIKIAEQMIAQKSERIWDIVDKVIKERPVLLNRAPTLHRLGIQAFEPKIVDGKAIRLHPLVTTAFNADFDGDQMAVHVPISKEAVAEARAIMLASWHILGPKDGKPVATPTQDMVLGNYYLTTEKRNEKGEGLIFSDFDQVILAYEAKQVSIHALIGLSTKCLTKKPFAKQGIVITTVGKAIMNSIMPEEMAYLNDGDNLLELDESNIVFAGEDFKQKLAKRPLYKPFGKKTLSKIIEILYKNFPLQKVPQVLDKIKEFGFKYSTLSSTTISVFDIPRYDNKQEYITKANEMIAKLKHMYQKGLLTDDERYTKVIRLWADVKDNVSRDIKEIITRPEYKENSIVVIADSGARGNISNFTQLFGMRGLMSKSYNYDQKIKSQVIRDTIEVPIKHSFIEGLTINEYFNSSYGARKGMTDIAMKTSKSGYMTRKLVDAAQEVIINDSDCNTNKGIVVSVVSTITNSLDGGVVETLSERIVTRYTIDPIYDEKTKELLVDADTLITSELAEKIAKANVTKALIRSPIYCQSTKGLCQKCFGNDLTTNDLVQIGTAIGVIAAQSIGEPGTQLTMRTFHTGGTANEGNITQGFERLKQIFDVVSPKEWELATIAENEGVVESITSDATARIIRIKTRLEAEEYRVPFDAVISVNPKDVVYPGSKLTEGSIDIKHLLRVAGIETVRQYFLEEVQKVYRLQGIEIADKYVEVTIRQLTNKLQVIDVGDSDYFVGQTVDINKFRKEVTNMLIANKRPPVAINQVFGLDEAPAKTGSFLSAASFQDTKKILTDAAVKNQIDYLVGLKENVILGNLIPAGTGFMSSEEIIKAGEEALEKEY
- a CDS encoding P116 family lipid acquisition surface protein yields the protein MKKKTKLLVTFGLSLSLIGTVAAGTGITLYKKQQEAEKELIRRQSDIHKASGSQPGEPIGQGILDDEIAHQAKYKAQESNDSGLALINKPNLQNNPNLFVASHSIQRQLDALAARKVNDSNNKIIESDISSYLISLYDRNNKMFSFIKERLNIRSYNSADFLSLSIDTAYLIKNEAEQPKDLWINNRKLSINSKTTLELSIYTDRNPAFFKKAKAFLTNDHKLNWSVDKIYFNLKSLDGAYSQSWSLDNFVFNQTDSALNAKISHVKNGYSEYDAINNFVGTNKLLNNRLDQTVLKDSLRRNFEDKFNLAKKYAGYIYQFSKWVINHRTQAFNLTNFIQDNAQTLTEIIIYGLQEGLKTNDVNQLKPLVLDLLTSYSANKQSKTLYRIIIEYKDQIIKFLTQNNLVNISAYQNLIDNFFNSIDQKDPIKAETEFRDKIVEFVPTIKELVKEDSSFYPYIELLVKILSTPKPYFIDSIIKDPTVFQAILDFAYDRLVSAFDQPLKDLLINSKNAIYALLMDNNKRSFNELLIRFFIDDFRSIFGLLKTFNITFDFSNPTTKFFFDTFILNNNLVKGLIGLESIVSVVSDLLELISPQSLAKITLTPLKTNQTNNIQLISTANELKVANLDYGYLLNLNHISIKNSTVKKILNLIPPYLNVQTILNQFITDKGLNKAADQAVEEAKKISGAGIAIYGVNNFKNEVLRNLRTFLAQIANVNVKQLITEMIYGNLTFDDKDDFINLNGSIKISIKGNNIQVLPYYTQVNQQTIFNYQLLGITKEIDLSKLVNNSKLLTENYTDPRPLIPYQDLSKKLFAITRSFYQSLKGTLNNQPIRIIDNLVLKFGQKIILDQNNERNRVVKNAYDPNLLIVDLSTKKGLEITKEDVTKNWIVSDTNNIIIDSKVLNQFNNLIKPIGIANRYLTQAIRPFSTGELKGSLAINFDLMVIFIKINIPITVNLSMEQRILGYDLLVPYNVANDADPNNVKFINKVSKHWEDTIFNFGT